The genomic DNA CCGGACGAGGCGACCACGCCAACGACCACGGTCTATGTCGATGGCGCGCCACGACTACAAGGACCAGCGTATTCCGCTTGGGGATGTAACCAACACGCTGAATCAAGATGTTGCTCCTAAAAAAAAAGGACAAGAGTTCTTGGAGACGGTGAGTGCCACAACATTAGTTGATTCAATTCCAGTATCTAGAAAATAAATTCTTTACCCTACATATTATCAAATAGATATGTGTGCACGTCTGTTTCCTAGATGATGATCTAAGAAACGTTAGGCATCAAAAAGCTAGAGATCGTTATGCAAATATACCGCCAGATAAGAAGGCAGAACTTAAtgcaaagaaaagggaaaactaTCATCGAAGGAAGACAGAGAAGCAATCTGTAGGTTCGTTACATGTTGCTACATAATTTAGGAAAGTTATATGCCACAAAAAATATTGTGTGATAGATAAATTGTGGAAGTTATTAATGCCAGCATTGACGGATACACCCCAGTCGGCATTATTACATGCTGATGATGGAATTCCATGTTTGATGGATACACCTCAGTCTATGGCATGTTATAGGACTATCAGGCACCCCACTTTCGGTACTGCTGCATATGGATGGAATTGCAGTTTTCAATGGAACTGCTGGTGTTGGTGGAAGTGAGTAGGTACACGTGCCCATGAATCAACATGAAACTGGTTTGTTTAATGATTACGGTTAACTGATATATATGTATAGATTTCAATGTGCTTTCGATGTTACCCCATGTTTGAATGTTGCAACCCACTATATATCCAATTTAGATAATTTTAAGATGCTATGGCATGGTCATAGGACTATCAGACACCCCCCCATTAGGCTTTGTTGCATGTGTGGATGTAACTGTTTTGAATGGAACTGCCGGTTCTGGTGCAACAGAACAATCACACATGCCCATGAATCAGTATGACACTGGTTTGTCCAATGATTACAGTTAATTTATAATATGTATACATTTCAACTTGGGTTGTGCCAGTGCACAGATATCCTATCAAGCTACTGGGGCAAATGATTCATTAGATTGGTTTCGTCGCAATGATTCATATACACGAACCTTTTGCACCGGTAGAAATCTTGCTGTGACCAACACAAGCACCGTGAAAACAGGTATAATGAAGTGGTTATTATTTCTTGCATCCCATGTTATTTCTTGCATTCCatgttatcttttttttttgttgtgacAGATAATGCTGCCACAGTCTCGCCTGGTAGTGCAAGAAAGCAGgataaaagagagagggagcgaATTAGGTTTGCAACAATGTCCATTGAGAAAAAGACTGAAAGGAATgccaaaaaaagagaaaaatacaaAAGTACGAGAAGTGAAAAGATAATCAGAACTAATGAAAGAGGATGTGAGGAGAACAATTGTTTGGCAGGTAGAACATGGTCCTACCAGTTTTTGCTTATAGGCTGGATATATTATTTTGTCAAGAACTATAGTTTTAGCCTACAATTTCAGTTGAACAAAAAAATGTGGATCGAGAGGATCTGTTTGACTCGGGACTATGGGAACCAGATGATCCAATGCATGGAGTTGAAGGTATGATTATTGCTTTTAGCAGGCCTATCTAATACAATTTGATAATTTATGATTAATGAATAATTAAGTGATTTGTTGTTTGTTATAATTTAATAGAAAATGATTTAGATGAGCTGAACCCTGAGGATTATAGACCTACTAATATAGAGGACGATGAAACACGCGTATTTCATCAACAGGGTTAGTTACTAATATGAATGAACTCACTAATATTAATACATATTTGTTGATTATAATAAACAATCCCTTATATCACTATATACCGGCAGATTTCCAGTACGAGTATGCTGCGGATGCTGATATTGGGTATAAATATTTGGATTCATATGATGCAGTGTACAAGGATCTTCCAAAGAAACACCATGTTctgaaaaaaaagtaaaaaactgTCAATTCTGCCATGCAAAGAGGTTCCCAGGTGAAGGGCCTGCCTTCTGTTGCAAAGAGCTTGCGGATATATTAACATCTACTGTTGTAGGTTATCATACCTTTCTATTCTTGCGGCACGTTGCATTTTTTATAGGACAAGAAGGCTAGAGTTATAATGATAGTTGATCCTTCACCTGTGCGTGAAAGCGCTGCATATAACCACCTCTTATTTTACTATCTTCCTCGGATATAAAAGGTTGGAAAAACATTTCATCGTTCCATGGAGGAAGTAGATTCCATATGGAACGACGACATTTATGATTGGCATCCCATATTCCTTTTTTTATTCCTAAAAAGCTTGACGGGTAATACTTTTTTTTATTCCTAACATCCTTTTTTACCTCAATAAATTGAAATGTGAAATATTTTGACTTGATAACTTTAAACATTCatgtaatatttttaaatataattgtTCTTTAAACACGTGCCGCACCTCCACTagtcaagaaaaaaaaggagaaaaactgaTGGAATAATTTTCTTCCTTTCATTGCACTTTTGTAGACTCCTAGTTACCACATGTTATTTAAACATCAATGGTAAATAAAAGTCTTTTTTTTGAATGGCAAATAAGGAATTGCCCCCTTTCGATCAGCTACAGCCTACAAGTCTGAAACAGACATGTTCATCACGAAGATTCTCTTCTGTAGGAGTTCAGAGCGCTGGAACTTACCAAGTTCATGCGTCTCAGTTGCAAGAAGTAGCCCATCAACATTCAGCAATGAAAGACCTAACATACGCACGTCCCGATGAGATCTGACCTCTGAGATTACTACGTACCCAACAAAATTTCCAACATCCCTATCACCAGATGTAACGACAGACACGGCAGGAAACAAATAACGAGAAGAGAACAAGATATCAGGCTATCATTTTAGCATGATATGGATCTCAGGTGCATGCAGAAGTCTTTGGCTGGTTAACAGCTCGAGAAACAGGCCTTTCTCCTTTGGCAGCATCCGTCTGCATGGATTCGCACCAAATTCACGGGAATGGGGACGGACCTAAACATGTCAGCTGATTTCAGGATGTGAACACCCAGACTTTTGCTGTAGCATGACTCTTGGAGTGTAGCGTAACAGGACAGCAAGGGCATCCATGCCTATCGGCTATCGCCATAGGAATAAACGATGCGCCCAGGTTTAAACTAAGCGTCTAAGCTGCTACCACATGATGTAACCTGAAATTGAAAATTTCTCAAGAACTGAAGAATGTACAAACCAGACAAGTGCTTTTACATTATTCTTAGTCCACATTCAAAACTCAATACACGGAACCAGATAAGACGTTAGAAATGGTTGATTGAAATTATTCTTATTTCTGTTCAGATTGACAGTTCAGGATAACACGATGGTGCTAACTGACAGCACAATGTATTATACTATCTGCTAGTAAAACATATATGGAGTAGTTTTCTCCTGTAGTACTTTAAAGTCAAAGCCACATGGCTGATGGGACTTGCAATCTGTTACCTTTTCCTGAAAGAATAGAAAAACACTGATGCTATCATTGAAGCATCAACTATGCTACCAAAGCCCAAAGGTTTTATCACCCACTAATATGGTGCGTTTGAATTTGTTTTTTCCGGCAGGTTCAGCATGGTTAGAAGATTTTAGCCGATTAGAGTTCCACAATCTGCAGTGATGCGCTACAGGCATATATGCAGAGGCAACTATGTGAACATACATACAAGATATGAGGATGCTCAAGAGTTTTTTCAGCCCAATAATTTTAGGAGCAGTTTCATACACAAAGCAATTGCTTCCTACAGATTTGCTATTGTCATTGACATCTCTTGCTGTGGAGAACAAATTGTGAGATCATCCACGGTTTCTTCTAGTAGTTCCTCCAACGCCTCCCCTGCAATCAGCTCTGTGATCTCATCCAATTCCCATCTCACGGACTTCACCCAGCCTCTTCCTTCCACCTCCTGTTCCATAATTCTTTCCAGTATTGTTCCAGCATCTTCATTCTCTTTCATTCGAAACTTCCCTGATCCATGGAGCCAATCCCTCATATGGCGTGGTACTTCTTCAACCAAATCTAGAGATAGTGTCTCCCTCCTGGCCATTGAGCGCACATGACTCCAAGGATATGCGCGTAGTAAGGTGTCCTGGCCAATCTCAATTAAGGTCATATTTGCATAATCAAAAAGAAGCTTTTGGTTCGACCTTCGCTCCCTCGACTTGGCAGCCTCCTCCTTCCGGTCCAATAACTTGTCACACAATGCAGGGTCCAGAGGGCAATCAGGCAAGTACCAGCCAGAAAAGACCATACCCAACTCCAGGTCACCTAACCCAGCAGATGATACAATCTTTTGTACAAAGGCAACGCATTCGAGTTCATCATTGCCCACACTGGAGGGAGGGGTTAACTTGGTCATACCAAGTAAAGATGAAGGAGAGTTCATATCCTCCCATGATAATGAGCGTGTGACAGATTCAATTGCATCAGATCGTAAGACAATTCCTAAAGATATGATAGAAGAGACATTTAGTATACAAACAAGGAAACAATAGCAAACTCACTAGTCAAAGAGGAAGTAAGACTTACTCTCATTGTCACAGGTAGTGCTTCTTGACGAATCAGATTCATTAACATTGCAATCTTCGAATGACGTATCAAGAACTGAAGTAGGACTAGGCTCATCACGGCTACCATTCAGACCTCCACATGATCTCAATCCATCAAGATGTCCGCTTGAACAGACAGAAGAAATAGGTGCTTCGATGGAAACAATATCCTGCAGTATGTCTCATCATCAGTTTTTTTTAGTAATCATCATCAGTTTATTGAGGACAATGGAAGTGTAGAGACAAggaaaatcatcaaggaaaaataATTAAGAGGTCATAAACTGATAGTAACAGAAAATTATTGCAGCAACGATCAACACAACAACAGAAAGAACAGTAAGAGATAAGTGCATACTTTCGAAGAACAGATTGTTTGAGTTTTCAAACTATCAACTTTGTCCACATGAAATGCCACATTTTCACCAGCGAAAATATTTTGAGCAGCCTCTGGTTTCATGCTGCCAAAACAAGTGACTTCAACCTTCTCATCAGAACCAACAGATAGGGTCATTTTCTCTTTTGACTGCTTTTTACTTTTAGGGAAGAAAAAACTCGAAACTCTCCCTTTGAATGATGGCTTTCCTTTATCTGACCTTGTAGCCACGTTTGGTGTTTTACAGCCTTCAGAATTGGATGATGGGTCATTTTGTGCTATGTTATCAAATATTGATGATGACACTGGAACagattttgatcttgctagATTCTTTGGGGAGCTCTGTCCATCTTCATTctctgtaaaaatagatttacagGTAGCTTGCAGGGTCAGCTCATTTTCTGCATCACATGGCTGCCTACTTGAAACAGAACCCATCCGATCAACTTCTTTCTTGGCTCCTCGAAGGGAGAGCATCTCTCCCAAAGTGCTTGAGCTTCTGGGTAGTTGCATCTGTTGTTGGTTGATCTCATTATATGCTACCGATGCCCATCTTTCCGAAAGCCGTTTTTTGGCTTCC from Panicum virgatum strain AP13 chromosome 7N, P.virgatum_v5, whole genome shotgun sequence includes the following:
- the LOC120681540 gene encoding uncharacterized protein LOC120681540, whose translation is MINLFDLSAGMSSSNMLTDRPRRDGSPSCRSRQDVKRTVDPAKVYAEDKLGASNLSSSSNRSNASPLNVVLAKEKSKELESKKKPPSVVARLMGLEDDLPGQEATLQSAKRNLKKRHLNGNSAESKSLHQHQERYNSIMTTRDIRIGHTETVQFKDVYEVSEEPLRTYHRQDQTFPSGTSSRSKTDIRMEIVRQKFMEAKRLATNEKLLHSKEFQDALEVLSSNRDLFLKFLEEPNSTFSEQLAGLHRSPSPPQTKRITVLKPNKSVDNKGRKEIRTHRLNEENEHVIPWSHRRSHSAEVIFSQPTRIVVLKPSPGKPSRTMARLTPQAATAQLTEQIDFIGGLEDDNYLPDSLHRRDESLLSSVYSNGYGGDESSFSRSEVYYVDEEDGNLSVSEIVSPVSQHSWDHIKRCNNPYSGSSFSRTSRSPESSVIREAKKRLSERWASVAYNEINQQQMQLPRSSSTLGEMLSLRGAKKEVDRMGSVSSRQPCDAENELTLQATCKSIFTENEDGQSSPKNLARSKSVPVSSSIFDNIAQNDPSSNSEGCKTPNVATRSDKGKPSFKGRVSSFFFPKSKKQSKEKMTLSVGSDEKVEVTCFGSMKPEAAQNIFAGENVAFHVDKVDSLKTQTICSSKDIVSIEAPISSVCSSGHLDGLRSCGGLNGSRDEPSPTSVLDTSFEDCNVNESDSSRSTTCDNERIVLRSDAIESVTRSLSWEDMNSPSSLLGMTKLTPPSSVGNDELECVAFVQKIVSSAGLGDLELGMVFSGWYLPDCPLDPALCDKLLDRKEEAAKSRERRSNQKLLFDYANMTLIEIGQDTLLRAYPWSHVRSMARRETLSLDLVEEVPRHMRDWLHGSGKFRMKENEDAGTILERIMEQEVEGRGWVKSVRWELDEITELIAGEALEELLEETVDDLTICSPQQEMSMTIANL